Proteins from a genomic interval of Corynebacterium freiburgense:
- the hpf gene encoding ribosome hibernation-promoting factor, HPF/YfiA family yields the protein MTRPAESNVLRPETQVSITGRNVEVPEHFAERVQKKLAKIEHLDPTLTFFHVELQHEPNPRRADESDKIQITATGKGHIARAEAKEDSFYAALETALARMERSLRKVKARRKISRSGHRAPMSTGELAAELVTEVAPKVEAKGQYDEDPYADAVSDAMPGQIVRTKEHPATPMSVDDALSEMELVGHDFYLFVNEETGRPSVVYRRHAFDYGLISLATEA from the coding sequence GTGACCAGACCTGCTGAAAGCAACGTTCTGCGCCCCGAAACTCAGGTGAGTATCACCGGACGAAACGTGGAAGTTCCTGAGCATTTCGCTGAGCGAGTGCAAAAGAAACTTGCCAAGATCGAGCATCTCGATCCAACCCTCACTTTTTTCCATGTTGAGCTTCAGCATGAGCCAAATCCGCGCCGTGCTGATGAAAGCGATAAGATCCAAATCACAGCAACCGGTAAGGGGCATATTGCCCGCGCCGAGGCCAAAGAAGATAGTTTCTATGCTGCATTGGAAACTGCGCTCGCTCGCATGGAACGCTCCTTACGGAAAGTGAAGGCTCGCCGGAAGATCAGCCGCTCAGGGCACCGCGCACCAATGAGCACAGGTGAATTAGCGGCTGAGTTAGTCACTGAGGTTGCCCCCAAGGTAGAGGCCAAAGGCCAATACGATGAGGACCCCTATGCAGACGCCGTTAGCGATGCAATGCCTGGCCAAATCGTCCGTACGAAGGAACACCCTGCAACTCCAATGAGCGTAGATGATGCGTTGAGTGAAATGGAGCTTGTGGGCCACGATTTCTACCTATTTGTAAATGAAGAAACGGGCCGTCCATCTGTGGTGTATCGTCGTCACGCCTTTGATTATGGCCTCATTAGCCTCGCTACCGAAGCTTAA
- the secA gene encoding preprotein translocase subunit SecA, with protein sequence MFGLSKILRLGEGRAIKRLQRIADAVLDLESQYSGMSDTQLKNQTEEFKERLAHGEDLDDILLEAFAVAREASWRVLGQKHYPVQIMGGAALHFGNVAEMRTGEGKTLTCVLPAYLNALEGKGVHVVTVNDYLAKRDAEWMGRVHRFLGLTTDVILSEMTPDMRRRAYNADITYGTNNEFGFDYLRDNMARSIDELVQRDHNYAIVDEVDSILIDEARTPLIISGPADGSSEWYSAFAMIVPRMTRDLHYEIDERKRTIGVKEKGVEYVEDQLGIDNLYAPEHSQLVSYLNNAIKAKELFSRDKDYIVRNGEVMIVDEFTGRVLPGRRYNDGMHQAIEAKEGVEIKNENQTLATITLQNYFRLYKKLAGMTGTAETEASELHQIYKLDVVPIPTNRPNQREDLTDLVYKTEEAKFAAVADDIAERSAAGQPILVGTTSVERSEYLSQLLQRRGIKHHVLNAKYHDKEAEIVAQAGLPGAVTVATNMAGRGTDIVLGGNPDILADLNLRAKGLDPVETPEEYEAAWDEEITKMKKRSAELAEKVREAGGLYVLGTERHESRRIDNQLRGRSGRQGDPGTTRFYLSMRDEIMVRFSGQSMENMMNRLNVPDDVPIEAKMVSNAIKGAQTSVENQNFEMRKNVLKYDEVMNEQRKVIYRERREILDGRDVGEQVKNMIDETIDAYIAGATETGYVEDWDLDTLWNALEGLYGPSMTWQDLLNGSEYGSPGELSADDLHDALTKDAHEQYEALESQVALIGGDSQMRAIERMVILNVVDQKWREHLYEMEYLKEGIGLRAMAQRDPLVEYQKEGGDMFNAMKDGIKEETVRELFLLRKQFLTQMEAAGTADVNNDGKVDAEDLGNVRPRNPRDLRFSGPAEV encoded by the coding sequence GTGTTTGGACTGTCCAAAATCCTGCGACTTGGTGAAGGCCGCGCCATCAAACGTCTCCAGCGCATCGCCGATGCTGTTTTGGATCTGGAATCCCAGTACTCAGGGATGAGCGATACGCAGCTAAAAAACCAGACGGAGGAATTCAAGGAACGTCTGGCTCACGGCGAAGACCTAGACGATATTCTGCTGGAAGCCTTTGCCGTTGCCCGCGAAGCATCGTGGCGTGTACTTGGCCAAAAACACTATCCAGTACAGATTATGGGTGGTGCTGCTCTCCACTTTGGCAATGTTGCTGAGATGCGCACCGGTGAAGGTAAAACCCTGACCTGTGTACTCCCTGCATACCTCAACGCTCTGGAAGGCAAAGGCGTACACGTAGTTACTGTTAATGACTACCTGGCCAAGCGCGACGCCGAATGGATGGGTCGTGTACACCGTTTCTTGGGGCTAACCACCGATGTGATCCTTTCTGAAATGACCCCGGATATGCGACGCCGCGCATATAACGCCGACATCACCTATGGCACCAATAATGAATTTGGGTTCGATTACCTGCGCGACAATATGGCACGTTCAATCGACGAACTGGTGCAACGCGACCACAATTACGCCATCGTCGACGAAGTGGACTCTATTCTTATCGACGAAGCGCGTACCCCACTGATTATCTCCGGCCCCGCCGATGGTTCATCCGAATGGTACTCAGCATTCGCAATGATTGTGCCACGCATGACCCGTGATCTCCACTACGAAATCGATGAGCGTAAACGCACTATCGGCGTCAAAGAAAAAGGCGTGGAATATGTGGAGGATCAACTTGGCATAGATAATCTTTATGCGCCAGAACACTCACAGCTTGTGAGTTACCTGAACAACGCGATTAAAGCTAAAGAGCTGTTTTCCCGCGATAAAGACTATATTGTGCGCAATGGCGAAGTAATGATCGTTGACGAATTCACTGGCCGCGTTCTTCCTGGTCGCCGCTATAACGATGGCATGCACCAAGCTATCGAAGCGAAGGAAGGGGTGGAAATTAAAAACGAAAACCAGACACTGGCCACCATTACTTTGCAAAACTACTTCCGTCTGTACAAAAAACTCGCAGGTATGACCGGTACAGCCGAAACCGAAGCTTCCGAGCTGCACCAAATTTACAAACTTGATGTTGTGCCGATTCCAACTAATCGGCCAAACCAACGCGAAGACCTTACAGACTTGGTTTACAAAACCGAAGAAGCAAAATTCGCAGCCGTTGCCGACGATATCGCTGAGCGCTCCGCAGCTGGCCAACCAATCCTGGTAGGCACCACGTCTGTAGAACGCTCGGAGTATCTTTCCCAGCTCTTGCAGCGTCGTGGCATTAAGCATCACGTACTCAACGCCAAATACCACGACAAAGAAGCTGAAATCGTGGCGCAAGCCGGCTTGCCTGGGGCAGTGACTGTAGCCACCAATATGGCTGGTCGCGGTACCGACATCGTGCTTGGCGGAAACCCAGACATCCTTGCTGACCTTAACCTGCGTGCAAAAGGCCTCGACCCAGTGGAAACCCCTGAGGAGTACGAAGCAGCCTGGGATGAAGAAATCACCAAAATGAAAAAACGTTCCGCCGAACTTGCCGAAAAAGTTCGAGAGGCAGGTGGACTCTATGTGCTTGGCACGGAACGCCATGAATCACGCCGTATTGATAACCAGCTTCGTGGACGTTCTGGACGCCAAGGTGACCCAGGAACAACCCGTTTCTACCTTTCTATGCGCGACGAAATCATGGTCCGCTTCTCCGGTCAATCAATGGAAAATATGATGAATCGTCTGAATGTTCCAGACGATGTGCCGATTGAAGCAAAGATGGTCTCCAACGCCATTAAAGGTGCTCAAACCTCGGTGGAAAATCAGAACTTTGAAATGCGCAAAAATGTTCTGAAATATGACGAGGTAATGAACGAGCAGCGCAAGGTAATCTACCGGGAGCGACGCGAAATTCTTGATGGTCGCGACGTTGGCGAGCAAGTAAAAAACATGATCGATGAAACCATCGATGCATATATCGCAGGCGCAACAGAAACTGGTTATGTAGAAGACTGGGATTTGGATACCCTGTGGAACGCCCTCGAAGGCCTGTACGGGCCTTCTATGACCTGGCAAGACCTACTGAATGGCTCGGAATACGGCAGTCCTGGAGAACTCAGCGCAGACGACCTCCATGATGCCCTCACCAAAGACGCACACGAGCAATACGAAGCTCTTGAATCACAAGTTGCACTCATTGGTGGCGATAGCCAAATGCGAGCAATCGAGCGCATGGTAATCCTTAACGTGGTCGACCAAAAATGGCGCGAGCACCTTTACGAGATGGAATATCTCAAAGAAGGCATTGGTCTCCGTGCCATGGCACAGCGAGATCCACTGGTGGAATATCAAAAAGAAGGCGGTGACATGTTCAACGCCATGAAAGACGGCATCAAAGAAGAAACCGTTCGGGAACTCTTCTTGCTACGCAAACAATTCCTCACTCAAATGGAAGCTGCTGGCACTGCAGACGTGAATAATGACGGAAAAGTAGATGCTGAAGATCTAGGCAACGTGCGCCCACGCAACCCACGCGACCTACGATTCAGCGGCCCGGCCGAGGTATAA
- a CDS encoding HAD family hydrolase: protein MRGLIVEYVGVLDGSDEDQRRWRQLLAAAKAHGVGTVILSNEEDPEKVQAMQALHADGVVDAVVLAKDTGLVKPDLESFQFAADVVELDRRDCVLVDSEILNVRAAVDSGLIGVYYQQFDRAVVEIMGLFGIEGEF, encoded by the coding sequence GTGCGTGGTTTGATTGTGGAGTATGTTGGCGTGCTTGATGGTTCGGATGAGGATCAGCGCAGGTGGCGGCAGCTATTGGCGGCGGCGAAGGCGCACGGTGTTGGCACGGTGATTCTTTCGAATGAGGAAGATCCAGAGAAGGTGCAGGCTATGCAGGCATTGCATGCCGATGGGGTGGTTGATGCTGTTGTACTGGCTAAGGATACTGGTCTGGTAAAGCCAGATTTGGAGTCGTTTCAGTTTGCGGCGGATGTTGTGGAGTTGGATCGCCGGGATTGTGTGCTTGTAGATTCGGAGATTCTGAATGTTCGTGCCGCTGTTGATAGTGGTTTGATTGGGGTGTATTACCAGCAGTTTGATAGGGCTGTTGTGGAGATTATGGGGTTGTTTGGTATCGAGGGCGAGTTCTAG
- a CDS encoding DUF6912 family protein, with product MRVYIPATFPMLGELHDAGVLNVRSGWGFAVTPALRDFYISGDEDEIAHSAFDDAARASIRLLQIGVDAFPHRRVVVSVEVPDAQVVLEPEMGESVVKLSPAQIGLDQVAAIHVDIEENEAATARAIELIDAADLGDEDAELQVGDALDNLMAWYDPIELPLLVALF from the coding sequence GTGAGGGTATATATTCCGGCGACATTCCCTATGTTGGGTGAGTTGCATGATGCAGGGGTGTTAAATGTACGTTCGGGGTGGGGGTTTGCGGTTACCCCCGCTTTGCGTGATTTTTATATTTCTGGGGATGAGGATGAGATCGCGCATTCCGCATTTGATGATGCCGCGCGGGCGTCGATTAGGTTATTGCAGATTGGCGTGGATGCTTTTCCGCACAGGCGTGTGGTTGTGTCGGTGGAAGTTCCGGATGCTCAGGTCGTTTTGGAGCCGGAGATGGGGGAGTCGGTAGTTAAGCTTTCACCTGCTCAGATTGGCCTGGATCAGGTTGCGGCTATACATGTTGATATTGAAGAGAACGAGGCGGCTACTGCGCGCGCAATCGAACTTATCGACGCCGCGGACCTCGGGGATGAGGACGCAGAGCTTCAGGTTGGCGACGCATTAGATAACCTTATGGCTTGGTACGACCCAATTGAGTTGCCGCTGTTGGTTGCTTTGTTCTAA
- a CDS encoding ferredoxin reductase, translated as MAPALPRDGLRTLRGVLRRFTSPLLPDDYTQLINPLWSARELRGRIEHVERPTPDTVSLSIRCGWGVPVDFHAGQYIGIGVPIDGRYTWRSYSLTCAPQPQGDVLTVTVRAVERGKLSNHLVGTATPGMMVRLAAPAGDFHLTDPVPEKLLFISAGTGITPIIGMLRTLVDRNQLGDVVLVHSVRHRNSVLFKEVLDALPIPVHLQVTSEQGRLSIADIQALVPDVDEREIYACGPAEMLDALEAQWPDIRTERFTLDRASDATGGVVRFGDRAEIKVDGATTILEAGESAGVQLPFGCRMGICQTCVRPLEDGHAHDLRTGETHSPGARIRTCVCVAAGDVRISL; from the coding sequence GTGGCACCAGCCCTCCCACGCGACGGCTTGAGAACCCTTCGGGGTGTACTTCGTCGTTTTACGAGCCCGCTTTTGCCGGACGACTACACCCAACTAATTAATCCGCTATGGTCGGCCCGTGAATTGCGCGGTCGAATCGAACATGTGGAGCGCCCAACTCCGGATACTGTTAGCTTGAGTATTCGCTGTGGATGGGGTGTTCCTGTTGACTTTCATGCAGGGCAATATATTGGCATTGGCGTGCCTATCGACGGCCGCTACACCTGGCGTAGCTATTCGCTTACCTGTGCGCCACAACCACAGGGTGACGTACTTACGGTGACAGTTCGTGCCGTCGAGCGCGGTAAACTTTCCAACCATCTTGTCGGTACTGCAACTCCTGGAATGATGGTACGACTTGCGGCGCCAGCGGGGGATTTTCATTTAACAGATCCCGTTCCGGAGAAGCTCTTGTTTATTTCCGCGGGGACCGGAATCACCCCAATTATTGGAATGCTGCGTACTTTGGTTGACCGTAACCAGTTGGGGGATGTGGTACTCGTGCATTCGGTACGGCATCGCAATAGTGTGTTATTTAAAGAAGTTCTAGATGCACTACCTATTCCCGTACATTTGCAGGTAACCAGTGAACAGGGACGTCTTAGTATTGCGGACATTCAAGCATTAGTACCGGATGTTGATGAGCGAGAGATCTATGCTTGCGGACCTGCGGAGATGCTTGATGCACTGGAAGCCCAGTGGCCTGATATTCGGACAGAGCGGTTTACGTTAGATCGTGCGTCTGATGCCACGGGTGGTGTTGTGCGTTTTGGTGATCGCGCTGAGATCAAAGTAGACGGTGCGACCACAATTCTGGAAGCCGGGGAATCCGCTGGAGTGCAGCTGCCATTTGGATGCCGGATGGGGATATGCCAGACGTGTGTTCGTCCATTGGAAGATGGACATGCACACGATCTTCGTACCGGAGAAACCCATAGCCCAGGAGCGCGTATCCGCACATGCGTTTGTGTGGCTGCAGGGGATGTTCGAATTAGTCTTTAG
- a CDS encoding fatty acid desaturase family protein codes for MAIDNIRAYSHLTDEDIEEIGRRLDAIKEEVESSLGERDVAYIKNLIRFQRGLEVAGRATLLFSHKKACFWAGSGMLALSKILENMEIGHNVIHGQWDWMNDPEIHSTTWEWDMTCPSSQWMHSHNFVHHKYTNIIGMDNDVGYGILRVTRDRKWTPAHAFQPVTNVVLASLFQWAIAFYDVELGRYFAGKQTWEETAPRFWEAVRKSGNQVLKDYVLFPALTGPNYLNTVKANAAANWIRSVWAYAVIFCGHFPDEAETFTKEQFHTETHAEWYLRQMLGSANFKGGKLLTILSGNLNYQIEHHLYPDMPSNRLAEIGKKVQALAEEFDLPYNIDSFPKQFLKVQRTLLKLTLPNHFLVASPHNAPEVRSNRAFTDHPEVESQLHIGVDEFGKRRGLKPGLQLLKSIRPGVQDVVNSYLGRRKKVAQSITA; via the coding sequence ATGGCAATTGATAATATTCGCGCATATTCGCATTTAACAGATGAAGACATTGAGGAAATCGGCCGTAGGCTGGATGCCATTAAAGAAGAAGTCGAATCTTCACTTGGCGAGCGGGATGTCGCATATATTAAGAACCTTATTCGGTTTCAGCGAGGTCTTGAAGTGGCAGGCAGAGCTACACTGCTTTTTAGCCATAAGAAAGCCTGTTTCTGGGCTGGAAGCGGTATGCTCGCGCTTTCGAAAATTCTTGAAAACATGGAAATTGGCCACAATGTGATTCACGGTCAGTGGGACTGGATGAATGATCCAGAGATCCATTCAACGACGTGGGAATGGGATATGACATGTCCTAGTTCCCAGTGGATGCACTCCCATAATTTCGTCCACCATAAGTACACCAATATTATTGGCATGGACAACGATGTCGGATACGGGATTTTGCGTGTAACCCGCGATCGGAAGTGGACTCCTGCTCACGCCTTCCAACCAGTTACAAATGTTGTCCTAGCTTCCCTTTTTCAGTGGGCAATCGCCTTCTATGATGTGGAACTTGGCCGCTATTTTGCCGGTAAACAAACATGGGAGGAAACCGCGCCGCGATTCTGGGAAGCAGTACGGAAATCCGGCAATCAGGTATTGAAAGATTACGTACTTTTCCCAGCACTGACTGGCCCGAATTATCTGAATACTGTCAAAGCAAATGCCGCCGCAAACTGGATCCGTAGTGTATGGGCATATGCGGTAATTTTCTGTGGTCACTTCCCAGATGAAGCAGAAACATTTACTAAGGAGCAGTTCCATACCGAAACTCATGCAGAGTGGTATTTGCGTCAAATGCTGGGTTCTGCAAACTTTAAGGGTGGAAAACTACTGACCATTCTTTCTGGCAATTTGAATTATCAGATCGAGCATCATCTATATCCTGATATGCCTTCAAACCGGTTGGCGGAAATTGGCAAAAAGGTGCAAGCTCTTGCTGAGGAATTTGATCTCCCATACAACATCGATTCGTTCCCCAAGCAGTTTTTAAAGGTGCAACGGACACTCTTAAAGCTGACATTGCCAAATCATTTCTTAGTAGCATCCCCACACAATGCACCGGAAGTACGTTCGAATCGGGCGTTTACGGACCATCCTGAGGTGGAGTCGCAGCTTCATATCGGTGTAGACGAGTTTGGTAAGCGCCGTGGCCTTAAGCCAGGGTTACAGCTTTTGAAGTCGATCCGCCCTGGCGTACAGGACGTCGTAAATTCCTATCTTGGTCGACGTAAAAAGGTTGCGCAAAGCATAACAGCCTGA
- a CDS encoding DUF5979 domain-containing protein — MMQLKMGARAVATALGVIALMFALVVPLAHAGEPVRVEVNSTRAVKSDANGKEHLEGEQAQISVDDVVRVTIGFTALEASTIRQGDTITVNIPPEFEAYAQQDFDLHFHAYEGEPVGRCTPTAQAITCTFNDDLEQRARLAEDRAPGELWFLAKAKEASKNTEFDFSVNSVPALVQIPLGIAGQLRAYEPQVFDKVSTPIEDSHTEIPWSVRFHGEDIANKLGVTFDGVTPQTIEFEDKLGDAFQEFPVGEQHERILRNWALVESISATSTESRGLAKPGNSLADGFEMQVEFTPEGSARIRLTGPFRPDANYLIGLRTPLRSEFRGHACGREYHNSISLLGGSGETVMGSVHCGERANGKITLAPGFGGIHVVKQFQNPENVAADRFINADYVIKVKYTFPNGARAGDFRLNGGEYTAPGTLNNEHTGGEAEIALKSVGGGELKGELEGQLPKGTSVVLTELLPRVEGMVWKVPEFHPSNTFIIQDLTSTEIILKNTIEKVTSEKAPVKILKKISGAPVNAPTGFDFLVQCEGEADRQVRVEVNKETGIGNIEVGKECTVTEQDSTPPAGYILQKPDPQKFIIPNNGHTFTFVNTYVQDYGPSGTFTLVKRVEAEPGILVPSTFDFSYRCEKEGTTDVFADKLKDVVPNTPRESAKIPEGFTCTVTELNADIPEAILEIQNPGKVRIGEQITITNVYSRIIPQAGTFTLKKIVQAEPNIKVPQEFQFDYRCTKSGSPDITGTIEHVQAGTAVISGEVPEGYTCSVNEREAKVDGLDWNVAVSGPVSAGQVVTVTNSYSRSDTPPVSSSSNLPWWLLGIPLLGGLASGGAPQESVAAPSGTAMPSNQGVEKPVQHAETVRKPSVLANTGASVFGVIAFAVIAVVIGIFLVRRKKK, encoded by the coding sequence ATGATGCAGTTGAAAATGGGCGCGAGGGCGGTGGCCACCGCCTTAGGGGTCATCGCACTGATGTTCGCGCTCGTTGTTCCTTTGGCACATGCCGGGGAACCTGTACGTGTTGAAGTAAACTCGACGCGCGCGGTGAAATCTGATGCAAATGGAAAAGAACATCTCGAGGGGGAGCAAGCGCAAATATCGGTAGATGACGTCGTTCGTGTCACTATTGGTTTCACTGCTTTAGAGGCCTCCACGATTCGGCAAGGCGATACGATAACCGTAAATATCCCGCCGGAATTTGAGGCCTATGCGCAACAAGATTTCGATCTTCACTTTCATGCCTACGAAGGGGAACCGGTAGGCCGTTGTACTCCTACTGCGCAAGCGATTACTTGCACATTCAATGATGACCTAGAGCAGCGTGCTCGTTTAGCTGAAGACCGTGCACCGGGAGAACTATGGTTTCTAGCAAAAGCAAAAGAAGCCTCCAAAAACACTGAATTTGATTTCTCCGTCAACTCCGTTCCTGCATTGGTTCAGATTCCACTCGGTATTGCTGGTCAACTACGCGCATACGAACCTCAGGTATTTGATAAAGTAAGCACTCCGATCGAGGATTCTCATACGGAAATTCCATGGAGCGTACGATTTCATGGTGAGGATATTGCCAATAAACTCGGTGTCACATTCGATGGTGTTACTCCGCAAACAATTGAGTTTGAGGATAAACTCGGAGACGCATTTCAAGAATTTCCAGTAGGCGAGCAGCATGAACGAATTTTGCGAAATTGGGCGCTTGTAGAGTCTATCTCGGCAACATCCACGGAATCTCGAGGCTTGGCAAAACCAGGAAATTCCCTTGCAGATGGTTTCGAAATGCAGGTGGAATTTACTCCAGAAGGAAGCGCGCGGATCCGGCTTACTGGACCATTCCGTCCTGATGCTAATTACTTGATTGGTCTCCGTACACCACTGCGTTCGGAATTCAGAGGACATGCTTGTGGTCGGGAGTACCATAATTCAATTTCACTTCTTGGCGGATCTGGTGAAACGGTTATGGGGTCGGTGCATTGTGGTGAACGTGCCAATGGAAAGATAACGCTGGCACCAGGGTTTGGTGGCATTCACGTGGTGAAACAATTCCAGAACCCAGAAAACGTTGCTGCTGACCGATTTATTAATGCTGATTACGTTATTAAAGTGAAATACACGTTTCCAAATGGAGCACGCGCCGGTGATTTTCGGCTCAATGGCGGAGAATATACTGCGCCGGGAACTTTAAATAATGAACACACTGGTGGTGAGGCTGAAATCGCTTTGAAGTCTGTCGGCGGTGGCGAACTGAAAGGTGAACTCGAGGGCCAATTGCCAAAAGGAACATCTGTAGTACTTACAGAATTACTGCCGCGGGTCGAGGGCATGGTTTGGAAAGTGCCAGAGTTCCATCCCAGTAATACCTTTATAATTCAGGATCTTACGTCCACCGAGATCATTCTAAAAAACACGATCGAAAAAGTAACGAGCGAAAAAGCACCGGTGAAAATACTAAAAAAGATCTCCGGAGCCCCAGTAAATGCGCCGACTGGATTTGATTTCTTAGTGCAGTGTGAAGGCGAAGCTGACCGTCAGGTTCGTGTGGAAGTAAATAAAGAAACTGGAATAGGCAATATTGAGGTTGGCAAAGAATGTACTGTAACGGAGCAGGATTCCACGCCGCCAGCCGGATATATTTTACAAAAACCTGATCCGCAAAAGTTCATTATTCCAAATAATGGCCATACCTTTACGTTTGTAAATACCTATGTACAGGATTATGGGCCTTCCGGGACGTTTACATTAGTGAAGCGGGTAGAAGCTGAACCAGGTATTTTGGTGCCAAGTACATTTGATTTTTCGTATCGGTGTGAAAAAGAAGGCACAACTGATGTATTTGCCGATAAGTTAAAAGATGTTGTGCCAAATACCCCGCGAGAATCAGCGAAAATTCCGGAAGGTTTTACTTGCACGGTTACGGAATTAAATGCAGATATTCCTGAAGCAATATTGGAAATACAAAACCCTGGCAAAGTTCGGATCGGTGAACAGATCACGATTACTAATGTGTATTCGCGGATAATTCCGCAGGCTGGCACCTTTACATTGAAAAAGATTGTCCAGGCTGAACCGAATATCAAGGTCCCACAGGAATTCCAGTTTGATTATCGTTGCACAAAGTCGGGATCACCGGATATTACAGGCACTATCGAACATGTGCAGGCTGGCACAGCCGTAATATCTGGCGAAGTTCCAGAGGGCTATACCTGTAGTGTGAATGAACGGGAAGCCAAGGTTGATGGTTTGGACTGGAATGTGGCGGTGTCTGGTCCAGTATCGGCGGGGCAGGTGGTTACGGTGACTAATTCGTATTCGCGCTCAGATACGCCGCCAGTATCATCGAGTTCGAATTTGCCTTGGTGGCTACTAGGTATCCCTCTTTTGGGTGGGTTAGCTTCTGGTGGCGCTCCTCAGGAAAGTGTTGCAGCGCCAAGCGGTACTGCAATGCCGTCGAATCAGGGCGTCGAAAAGCCAGTGCAACATGCGGAAACAGTGCGAAAGCCGAGTGTGCTGGCAAATACCGGGGCGTCGGTATTTGGTGTGATTGCGTTTGCGGTGATCGCTGTGGTGATTGGTATCTTCTTGGTGCGCCGTAAGAAGAAGTAG
- a CDS encoding chloride channel protein, which produces MTETPLNRLALISVLAGVVTGLLVAALNYAIVITERLVYGTDHLHTLDPGSAVSPTRLAITLIFLGIINSWAWYLLGKFGRPMVSVPGAMRGRPMPTLETLLSVFIQVTSVAAGAPVGRENAPRLAGGLSAASISSWFHLDIHSRRIVVASAAGAGLAASFHLPLAGALFTLELLLVEMSTRTVVTAMLTSATAVATTGLFIDPHPIYHTVPLTEDFHNVIAAIIVGFIAGMAGHWFGIAARAAAAARPLDWKILWQMPLAFIAVAATAYFIPGVSANGRWAADTIFTIGLPLVTLLILGVARVLMVLVCFRVGTVGGTLTPAFSLGAIIGAIIGTAIDPLFPQVPLGACALMGAAAFLSTTMAAPMFGMIAAIEFTDMQAQGYLPMFVAVVAAALAVRIWGLITNKEQRVQPFTSAAWTGEPTPTRPAPR; this is translated from the coding sequence ATGACAGAAACCCCGCTAAACCGACTTGCCCTTATTTCTGTCCTTGCTGGTGTAGTCACCGGATTACTCGTTGCTGCCCTAAACTACGCCATAGTAATTACCGAACGCCTTGTCTACGGCACTGATCATTTACATACACTCGACCCAGGATCTGCGGTATCCCCCACTCGGCTCGCCATAACCCTGATATTCCTGGGGATCATTAACTCCTGGGCATGGTACCTACTCGGAAAATTCGGACGCCCCATGGTTTCCGTACCCGGCGCAATGCGCGGCCGGCCAATGCCTACTTTGGAAACCCTACTAAGCGTATTTATCCAAGTCACTTCCGTGGCCGCCGGCGCACCTGTAGGCCGAGAAAACGCGCCCCGATTGGCCGGAGGACTTTCCGCCGCCAGCATAAGTTCATGGTTTCACTTGGATATTCATTCCCGGCGCATTGTGGTTGCCTCAGCCGCAGGTGCAGGCCTTGCTGCCTCTTTCCATCTCCCTCTCGCCGGAGCACTATTCACCCTTGAATTGTTGCTTGTAGAAATGTCTACCCGAACCGTAGTCACCGCCATGCTTACCTCCGCAACGGCAGTGGCAACCACAGGTCTTTTTATAGATCCACACCCGATCTACCACACAGTTCCTCTTACTGAAGACTTCCACAATGTTATTGCCGCAATCATCGTAGGATTTATTGCCGGAATGGCAGGGCACTGGTTTGGTATTGCAGCACGTGCAGCCGCCGCAGCACGCCCCTTAGATTGGAAAATACTCTGGCAAATGCCCCTGGCATTCATTGCAGTTGCTGCCACCGCCTACTTTATTCCAGGAGTCAGCGCGAATGGGCGCTGGGCAGCCGACACGATTTTTACCATAGGTTTACCGCTAGTAACACTGCTTATTTTAGGTGTGGCACGAGTACTTATGGTGCTTGTATGTTTCCGTGTAGGGACCGTTGGAGGAACCCTTACCCCAGCGTTTTCATTAGGGGCAATTATCGGCGCAATTATTGGTACAGCAATCGACCCACTCTTCCCACAAGTCCCGTTAGGTGCCTGCGCACTTATGGGCGCCGCCGCATTTCTATCCACCACAATGGCTGCCCCAATGTTTGGAATGATAGCTGCGATTGAATTCACCGATATGCAGGCACAAGGTTATCTCCCAATGTTTGTTGCAGTGGTTGCTGCGGCCCTCGCCGTACGAATTTGGGGTCTAATTACAAATAAGGAACAACGCGTCCAGCCCTTTACATCCGCAGCATGGACTGGCGAACCCACACCAACACGTCCAGCACCCAGGTAG